One genomic segment of Danio rerio strain Tuebingen ecotype United States chromosome 11, GRCz12tu, whole genome shotgun sequence includes these proteins:
- the LOC100321644 gene encoding uncharacterized protein has protein sequence MASNWNDNEIKVLLSIRADEEISRHIKGTVSDAVTYDKITNRLREQGIHRTKSQVISKLKTLRLKFLKVNDHHKQSGSGRISWAYFDLCQSIWGSSHSTNPVALSSSLNSVDPETNAPEDSCEGSTSTQMTETQVPPSDAEQMDCVTGFTQPPRKKAKKNKDHIVDSITTVLHTMETSFREQEALRVQQQREYEEMLRKEAKEEQKEERASMMAMWKEMMEFQGNLLKDIMMRPPLATSLPLNPLYQHPHSFNFPSPSTSYMVPYHPPGQDEDASHHPQFKPSFLEDLQD, from the exons atggcaTCAAACTGGAACGACAATGAAATTAAAGTCCTTCTCTCTATCCGAGCGGACGAAGAGATTAGTCGTCATATAAAAGGAACCGTTAGTGATGCGGTAACCTATGATAAAATAACAAACCGTCTGCGTGAACAAGGCATCCACAGAACCAAGAGTCAGGTCATTAGCAAATTAAAAACACTACGGCTAAAATTTCTCAAAGTAAACGATCACCATAAACAAAGTGGAAGTGGCAGAATTTCCTGGGCCTATTTTGATCTTTGCCAGTCTATCTGGGGGTCTAGTCATTCTACAAACCCCGTGGCATTGTCCAGTAGTTTAAATTCAGTTGATCCTGAAACTAACGCCCCCGAGGACTCGTGTGAAGGAAGTACTTCGACTCAAATGACAGAAACTCAGGTACCACCTTCTGATGCTGAGCAGATGGACTGTGTTACAG GTTTCACTCAGCCACCAAGGAagaaggcaaaaaaaaacaaagatcaCATTGTTGACTCCATAACTACAGTGTTACACACTATGGAAACATCATTCAGAGAGCAAGAAGCACTCCGTGTTCAGCAGCAACGAGAGTATGAAGAAATGTTGCGCAAAGAGGCAAAGGAAGAGCAGAAGGAAGAAAGGGCAAGCATGATGGCAATGTGGAAGGAGATGATGGAGTTCCAAGGGAACCTCCTAAAGGACATTATGATGCGTCCACCCCTGGCAACTTCTCTTCCCTTAAATCCACTGTACCAACATCCTCACAGCTTCAATTTTCCAAGCCCTAGTACTAGCTACATGGTACCATATCACCCTCCAGGACAAGATGAAGATGCCTCTCACCATCCTCAGTTCAAACCTTCATTCTTGGAAGATTTGCaagactaa
- the zmp:0000000634 gene encoding putative nuclease HARBI1 — MEGIMRSVFLLMISFIFQNFVFMHLLVSQRHRYRRLQTQLLNYRRKNVNASIQRQRRYLQLKKTVMFTYLATKSSVRRTWAFPRIHGKVFWGNILNNFDDGMWMQHFRMSRNTFEFVLQLLSPSLKRKTTGWRKPLEPRLRLAVVLWWYATPSEYRTISCLFGLGISTVCMLVRQVTNALKTLCERFICLPKGERLQKTIDGFFARGYKMCAGAIDGCHIPILKPHVDQAAYCNRKGWHSIVLQAVVDHNFCFTDVYVGWPGRTHDARVLANSPIYQMAEAHDGYLFPREKSTVVDGVEVPIHLIGDAAYPLKKWLMKGFLNHQILTPDQSHFNFCLSSARMVVENSFGRLKGRWRCLLKRNDVDINIMSDIVVACCILHNICELRKERYLPEWNTDLQCDVSADVTDREHNRITDDAQAVRRALVSLLS, encoded by the exons ATGGAGGGGATTATGCGATCTGTATTTTTGTTGATGATTTCATTTATCTTTCAAAATTTTGTATTCATGCACCTTCTTGTGTCCCAGAGGCATCGTTACAGACGACTACAAACACAATTGTTAAACTATAGACGAAAAAATGTTAACGCTAGCATCCAAAGGCAGAGGCGCTACCTGCAGCTTAAAAAGACCGTAATGTTTACATATTTGGCTACAAAGAGTTCTGTGCGACGAACATGGGCATTTCCGCGGATCCACGGGAAAGTATTTTGGGGGAATATTTTGAATAACTTTGATGACGGTATGTGGATGCAGCATTTTCGCATGTCAAGAAACACATTCGAGTTCGTGCTGCAGCTACTAAGTCCATCTCTAAAACGGAAAACTACCGGCTGGCGAAAACCGCTGGAACCCCGACTGAGACTTGCTGTTGTGTTGTGGTGGTACGCCACCCCGAGTGAATACAGGACCATATCTTGCTTGTTTGGCCTTGGAATTTCTACTGTCTGCATGCTTGTTCGTCAG GTAACAAATGCCCTGAAGACCCTTTGCGAGCGCTTTATATGCCTGCCCAAAGGAGAGCGTCTCCAAAAAACCATTGATGGCTTTTTTGCCCGAGGCTACAAGATGTGCGCAGGTGCCATCGATGGGTGCCACATACCCATCCTTAAACCTCACGTGGACCAGGCTGCCTACTGCAACCGTAAAGGTTGGCACTCTATAGTGTTGCAGGCCGTTGTGGATCACAACTTTtg ttttacgGATGTGTATGTGGGTTGGCCAGGTCGAACTCACGATGCAAGAGTGCTAGCCAACTCACCTATATACCAAATGGCTGAGGCTCATGATGGGTATTTGTTTCCTCGTGAG aaaTCTACAGTGGTGGATGGAGTGGAGGTTCCCATACATCTTATTGGAGATGCGGCATACCCCCTTAAAAAATGGCTGATGAAGGGCTTCCTGAATCACCAAATTCTAACACCTGACCAGTCTCACTTCAACTTCTGTCTGAGTTCAGCTCGAATGGTTGTTGAAAATTCCTTTGGCCGACTTAAAGGACGCTGGAGGTGTTTACTTAAACGCAACGATGTTGACATAAATATTATGTCTGATATTGTTGTGGCTTGCTGCATCTTGCATAACATTTGTGAGCTCAGGAAAGAAAGATACCTGCCTGAATGGAACACTGACCTCCAGTGTGATGTTTCTGCTGATGTTACTGACAGAGAGCACAACAGAATTACTGATGATGCACAAGCAGTTCGCAGAGCATTAGTATCACTGCTGAGTTAA